One Lutra lutra chromosome 18, mLutLut1.2, whole genome shotgun sequence genomic window carries:
- the LOC125090880 gene encoding ectonucleotide pyrophosphatase/phosphodiesterase family member 7-like yields the protein MCGARGMTGLGVLTLLLSVLLAWASCHPVPGRKNFNKLLLISFDGFRWNYDQDVDTPNMDRLALEGVKAKYLTPPFVTMTSPSHFTTISGRWIEDHGVIHNMMFNTETQWKYSFKTTQNKTEWWDNGVLPLWITAQRQGRKTASFHYPGGGAKYKGEAVQRSLVESYTHPDSNETEWRENIDIVMNWFTKEDFDFVTLYYGEPDNVGHKFGPETENRRVIIQQIDRTIGYLVEAIERHSLTKNLNVIITSDHGMTTVKKKPNVTEILLTNYIKFRDLVKFDIVDYGGFGMLLPKPGQEEAVYQALKNAHPHLNVYKKEEFPERFHFAKHQRVLPIVMYADSGYNINGRLIIYFNKGDHGFDNVHMDMKTIFRAFGPDFKKNHVAEPFDSIHIYPLMCKLLGVTPEPHNGSLAITQEMLVDSQDQQSGAETQKTSALQKAVLGLAIVTGILAVLFVASVTYTAIRRKKKQRADQNSRSGPIHMAQF from the exons ATGTGTGGTGCTCGCGGCATGACAGGGCTTGGGGTCCTCACACTGCTGCTATCTGTCCTGCTGGCCTGGGCCAGCTGCCACCCTGTCCCCGGGAGGAAGAACTTCAACAAGCTGCTGCTGATCTCCTTCGATGGCTTCCGCTGGAACTATGACCAGGATGTGGACACCCCCAACATGGACCGTCTGGCCCTGGAGGGCGTGAAGGCCAAGTACCTCACGCCACCCTTTGTGACAATGACCTCCCCATCCCACTTCACCACCATCTCTG GTCGCTGGATTGAAGATCATGGAGTCATTCACAACATGATGTTTAATACAGAGACACAATGGAAGTACTCCTTCAAAACTACACAGAACAAGACTGAGTGGTGGGACAATGGTGTTCTCCCCCTCTGGATCACAGCCCAGAGACAG GGGAGGAAGACGGCATCATTCCACTATCCTGGAGGAGGTGCGAAGTACAAAGGAGAGGCTGTCCAGCGGTCCCTGGTAGAGTCTTACACTCACCCAGACAGCAATGAGACAGAGTGGAGGGAGAACATTGACATTGTCATGAACTGGTTCACTAAGGAAGATTTTGACTTTGTCACTCTGTACTATGGAGAGCCAGATAACGTGGGACACAAATTCGGGCCTGAGACAGAGAACAGAAGGGTGATTATTCAGCAAATCGACAGAACAATCGGGTACCTGGTGGAAGCCATTGAGAGGCACAGCTTGACCAAGAACCTCAATGTCATCATCACATCAGACCATGGCATGACCACAGTGAAAAAGAAGCCCAACGTCACTGAGATCCTCTTGACTAACTATATCAAGTTCAGGGACTTAGTCAAGTTTGATATTGTGGATTATGGTGGCTTTGGGATGCTCCTGCCCAAACCAGGGCAAGAGGAAGCCGTTTACCAAGCGCTGAAGAATGCACACCCTCATCTCAACGTGTACAAGAAGGAGGAATTCCCAGAACGCTTCCATTTTGCTAAACACCAGCGGGTCCTGCCAATCGTGATGTATGCTGACTCTGGTTATAACATCAATGGG cGACTTATAATATATTTCAACAAGGGAGATCATGGCTTTGATAATGTCCACATGGACATGAAGACCATATTCAGAGCTTTTGGGCCAGATTTCAAGAAGAATCACGTAGCTGAGCCTTTTGACAGCATCCACATCTACCCACTCATGTGTAAGCTTCTGGGGGTTACCCCTGAACCCCACAATGGCTCCCTGGCCATCACCCAGGAAATGCTTGTGGACTCACAGGACCAGCAGTCAG GAGCGGAGACACAGAAGACATCGGCTCTCCAAAAGGCAGTGCTTGGTCTCGCGATTGTCACAGGAATCCTTGCAGTTCTGTTTGTTGCTAGCGTGACATACACAGCCATTCGTCGGAAAAAGAA GCAGAGAGCTGATCAAAACAGCAGAAGTGGACCAATCCACATGGCCCAGTTCTGA